The DNA region CGGACAATGAGATGAAGGCCATTTCCAGCAAGTTCTTTTCCACGTTCACACAACTGAGAGGTGCTTAAACATGTTCAAATGTTATTCCCTACATTGACCAAGGAAGTTGAAAATTACCTTTTTTGCAGAACTGGACCTTCACGGAAACGTTCTCACCAAACTGCCTGACTCTTTGGAGGAAATGAGGCACTTGACCAGCATAAACCTGGCCAATAACAACTTCTCCACGTTccccgagaagctgacgcaaatAGCCACACTGGAGCGGATCAACTTGGAGGGGAACAGCATCACTGGTAATGAGAAgatgtttaactcattggctatcaTCTCTCGGTGTAACTCGGTTCTGTGAACGTTTGAACCCACAGAAATCCCACTCGAGAAGTTGTCCGCAATGCCCGCTCTCAAGTGGCTCAACGTGATGTCGAATCCTCTGGCTTCAAACACTCTGTCAGCTCTGACTTCGCCacacaaatttgaaattttatcACAAAGGGAGTCGTGAAACAATCATGTGTGCTTTGCATGGCATGTGCCTTTGAAAAAAAAGCTCCCTTTGACTCTTTAGTCTGCTTGGAAATAAGGATCCTTTGTTCCCTTTTCTATGAATTAAGAACAAATAAAACTGctggattttttaaatcaataactTATTACATTTTGTTTTATAAAGGTATTTTTCCTCCGAtttgccattgtcatgttgttaTTTAATTATGAATTTGACTGGATTGAGATCTCACGGTGTCTCTCAGATATGCTCTTAACAAGGTTTGCATATTgataatttctatttttttgttatttaattaGTTGCATTTTTACATTTCATCATTTCAATACATGATTTATACAGTGATTAAACAAAGTTTATGGGTAAAGGGATATTCATATACTGTTGTATGGAGATTAAATTTAGCTACAGCTATTTGTTTttgcattatttgatgtcataataaatattttcacctcGATAAACATTTTTAGGTTGTTGTTTTGATATCAAgtgctgttttcgtcaacgacgaCGATAACAAAGATATTTtgttgacgaacaatttttcatGATGGTGACCAGACAATGGCCagacgataatgagctaaaaacgggtcttgggagactaaaacataacgaattacggttttcgtctgacgagacgagaacgagacgaaattgCACCATAGTTTCCATGACATGTTCACATtgtgtaacattttttttgtgtagttAGCATCTATCGtaccagtgtctggttgtgtcactcataacACGTGCTGCACCCACTCCAACTCACTAGTGTCCTCAGACtcaaggcttgcttgttttgaaacacacacgGCAAgatttttctcatcttggcaagagagaatatgcaatgttgccttCGCCTTTAAAGGCTGAGataatcacacactaaatgtaactagttgcgttagcatagcattcacttttgcattagcattaggctaatgctaacggcctCTTTcctcttaaactttttttttttttacatttagttcgtggtgtccaggtgggtataattaattgacaaTAATGTACTGATggagaaaatattatgtgacccgaagtgaattagcacattatgccatATAAGTTCAATCCGGGCCAAGGGGCGgagtgatgggggaaaatattacattatgcttttgtgatgtatgattgcttctgttacatagattgtaacaacttctattgtttttcaccttgttcccatagtttGGAGACACGCttgagaatctcacgagataacttgttttgcaccattacacgcctgggtcccatagttacacgcctgggtcccatagagataacttgttttgcacccataatatttaccatttgttggcatctgttgcagcacagctcatttgtcccatgtgaaaagccctttttcaagggggctgaaccaaaagtagcttaaatGTTTGTGATTGGACGGGGAACGCCGCTCGGGGGCggaagttggcctctccgcctccgagggatgcgtccttacaaaaccagacatttccgggcgacccgtgaagtccgccaggggtcacgtacggatcgcctggctttgtccctttgccgctttactggagtgttgttggcttcccacttgtttgtcacggtaagcgattttcatttctaagggacaactagttgtgctgtaacgtaacgcggggattctgagattgacaaactcaaatctaacaTCACATTaccatttgtttgcttgtttttgatatctgtttgcttgctcttgtgggattgtaatcgataaatctaatttattctgcattttctaataaataaacatcgtctattgagcaaaagtgtgcctgttactgattcaccgcgaacctggaaatttcggaaaacgcaCTGATTTCCTACTGAGTGTGTATCATCacgtgatagatttgtagatggtataatatgtgctcgtctgtgaaTTTTTATTCGAAACAGTTGGTATCctttatttgttaattttttgagtattttttttatagacaaataTTTTTAGTCAAcggctaaaactagatgaagttagtcttgagttttcgtcaataaAAACTAGACAACGACAAACacgttttgaaatgactaaaatatgacaaagactaataagtattatcatccaaaagactaagacaaaacttagaagggctgccaaaaacaacactgtttggtATTAATTTGTAATTAAacaattttttattgttatatcttattatatatttacatatttaaaaaaatgtttgcatttattttttattttaatacagAAATTCTATTGGAAATGCATTACACAAATTAATAGCAAATACTAGAGTTGTCCCAAATTATTGGGTAGCTGATAAAATCggacaataaaagcattttaaaatgataacggataatatcaacatcagtttttcattattgattttgggccaatatgcatgttgccttcaaagtgatcgTAGAAcccttgtacaagggctggtaacAGCTTAGCACaatagttatgcttattgaccattaaatgtcttcaaactaagatgcttgggatttgttatgtaatCAGTTGTATTCATTGAGCACAAATTAAATCAttgataaattattgaaaaataatacatttgttaaGTCCAAGACCGGATATATCACAATCAGtttaatatcggtatcggattttttgaattggacaatatcgggatat from Corythoichthys intestinalis isolate RoL2023-P3 chromosome 21, ASM3026506v1, whole genome shotgun sequence includes:
- the lrrc20 gene encoding leucine-rich repeat-containing protein 20, whose amino-acid sequence is MAEAVVNVARRVNATVEEGRDHLDLSNCKLISFPDGVFKVLNTVSENIRVITLADNEMKAISSKFFSTFTQLRELDLHGNVLTKLPDSLEEMRHLTSINLANNNFSTFPEKLTQIATLERINLEGNSITEIPLEKLSAMPALKWLNVMSNPLASNTLSALTSPHKFEILSQRES